agcaaaccaaatatgatcaaatgcaattttaccttaccaaatatttggtagtgccaaaacttgcttatattttggcactaacaaaatatttgtacggtaacaatccaaatatgccctaaaaaataataaaattgtattttaccagtcttggagattttaatcttgtatagttttcaatataaaaagattttataactattgatatttatacaaaaatatagagcacagtataaaatcgccctcccccaggacggcaagggggccgcctgcaaaattccatgccccctcgccgcccatttgcaggcggccccccccacagtacaaaatcgccctcccccagggcggcaagggggccgcctgcaaaattctatgccccccctcgccgcccatttgcaggcggccccccgcacagtataaaatcgccctagcggagggcggcaagggggccgcctgcaaatttcgttgacggccgtcgcccgagagcgaacggccggctgccacgtcattttcgccgccctctgggagggcgatttttaaaaatcgccctcccaaagggcggtaggcgactacttccgtcaattttcaaaatggaaaattatttttgtaaaacttttaataaaaaaaattataaataaaaaaaatttgatccGCCTCAGGTTCATAGGCCCCACGCCCTCGCCAGCACAAGGGGGTCCGGCCACTGTGGATGCATGGTTTTTCACCGCGTGGCGCGGACACTGATGCATTCCATTTCTTGGGAAAAGTTGACGGCGAGGTAAGAGCAAGTTTGTTTAACACTATATCCTTCCTAGAATAAGTGTAGccataaatatttatgtttaGCGTTTcaaccatccgtcttatttatttaaaaaaattataaaaaatatttaaaaaaattagccacacgtaaagtactattcatattttatcatctagtaataataaaaataataatcataatcttttttaaataagacgaacggtcaaatgttagacATGAAGAgtgctaaaactgcacttattttgggacgaagggagtagtataatccactactaactccaattcatctatagccaatctaatagtcaattcatacaatagttgcttactatactattaatatatgttcccacctgtcatacacacactgcgtttTGAAGTATATgatgcagctggctacagatctgtagcccgctgcacttctctctcatcttttatctcattaaaatatgtttatagctagctaatagtctgctattgtacctgctctaaggctGGTCACAGTGCGGTGAGCTGGACCGGTGTTACACCCCTCCACGTCGGATTCGTGCATACGTGGAGCGAGAGCGCGCCCAACCAGAGCACCTCGCCCCCTAACTGAGGCGCGCGGTTCCTTCTCTCGCAACCCACGCGCGGCAAGAAACCGAGGCGCGGGGCAGAGGAGCACGCAGAGGCACGCGCGCTGTGGGCAGCGTTTCTTCGCTGCCCCGTGCCCTCGCGCCGATTCCCCCGGAAGAAATCCCCGATTCGCCCTCGAGAAGTGTTGTGGTGGAGAAGACCAGGAAGAAGAGAAGGCTGGAGAAGTGAAAGCCGAGGAAGAAATTGAAGTCATCATAGATCGGACTCAACAATTATCACAGATCGGACTCAAcaagatgaaaaagaaaaaaggaagaaaaatcatcacagataaaaaaaaatcgtcaCGCTTCCCGCCATGGCTGCCATCGTGGCACTCTGCGCCGCCTACTACCTCctcggccgcgccctcccgaCCGTCGCCGGCTCCTCCATGGCTTGCTCttgctcctccttctccttccctgCAGCAAAGAGGAATCAAATCACACAAAAACAACTCCTTCTTCTTTTGGCCTTTGATTTCTCCTCACATCCATGAGCCTCTTGAGGGGGTGAGGCTCTCGATTGGGGAAACAAGAACCACGCcaaaagcaaaacaaacagagagaaaataaaaatcaaaataaaaatctcacctcttcttcttcttcttgattcTGAAGCTACCTTGACCCGTTCTATCTGCTTGCTACCTGAGCTCTCTTGTGGTTCTTTGGCTGAGGAGGGTTGCAGGGACGacgagaagagagaggagagatggcCGGAGCATCAGAGAAGAGGAGGCGTCCACCGTCGGCGTCGCGTCGTCcactcccgccgcccccgccgctccCGAGTCCGCGCAACCCGCCTCTTCTCCATCTccgcagcgggcggcggcgaggccggtggtggtggccgaatccagggcccgcgccgccgcccgacgcccGCCgcaactcgccgccgccggagcagcagcaacagccgccgccgcacaagACGCGAGACGAGAGgaggcgcggcgaggcgaggagaagcggtgcggcgcggcgaggaggagcggagcCGGCGCCGGACGGGGAGGACGGGCGGAGCCGACGCCAGacggggaggaggcgacgggaaGGGCGACCGGGAGGGGGAGAAAGCgatggaggaggggagggcgaggagAAGACGAGGGTAGGTGGGGAAATTATTTTCCACAAGCCCGAGATCACGCCCACTGTGGTGTCAGTTACCTCCCATACTACTTTTATCCAATTAACCCACACAGATATTTGCACTGTGAGATGATGTCTTTGAACCAACTTTTTAGACTAGGGTTACAGGTCCCATAACTAACTTGTACTGTGAATGGCCTAAGGCGGGACATCCACCACGCGGGCTGACTCGCGCCCCCGTCCGCACACGTATCGTGCGTGGCATGGTACCGTGAGTTGTGTGGTGTTTCACGCGGCAGCCTTCCTCCCTCGACCCGCGCGTGCATGTCATCCGTCGATCGTTGCGCTCGTGGGGCCAGGGCGCCAAGGCGCCAGGCCGGCCTGGCGCCCACGCTCGGATGGGCGCAATCCTGCGGCGATCGAGCCCAAGCGCTCGTTGAGATGATCTCGACTGAAGCACCGCTGCATCGTCCATGGCATGACGTTGCGTCGTATAGATGGAAGTAAAATGGCTCCGTCTCGTGTAACCGTGGCTACGGAATAGATATTGCCGTGGCACGTGCTGCAGCTAGGGGTGGTAGCAGGTGGCTTcttttacaatcttatcaagttcttaattttttttcttttgctaaaaAGTATAGAAATTAACTCTAACCCACTTTAAACCGGAATTTTGGACTTTATACCACTCTCTCGGATGCCGCATTCTCAAATACCActctttcaaaaactttttttttgttgaaatgcATTATCAGTTCTTAAACTTTTATAGATATATCATATAGGTCCAAATAACCTCAAACCcactaacatatatatgaatgtgggcaatgctagaaagtcttataatatgaaacggaggaagtacatattagtgggatccacatgttagggcaagtactataataGATGTGATTGCTACCTCTAAAATTATTTATGGCATTCACCAATAAATTAAGATGTAAGATATACAACAGGTCACCCCTAATACACAAATATCAATGCCTTTAGTACTCTCACTTTTTTCTTAGAGTTTGTGGAGGCTACCTCTTGATTTAGGGGTGGTTCATCATAtctctcctcacttctctctccacctcatcaCCCAATCCTATGTGTCATTTTTAGAGACAGCACATGAAGCATTATAGCACTTGCCCTTAgtcatatatagaaaaaaataaagcatcattttctcctctctctctctctctctccctctctctccctctctatcgCTTCTCTTttttaatgttaattttattttttaagaaataaaaaacatattttctaaTCTCTactaatttatatattttttctatatgactgtCATATAGTTCCACTACATGGTGgcgttatattttttttttctatatgactgtCATGTAGTTCCACTACATGGATGCACCaccgtggcatgccacatcaataCATGGAATGAGATGGGATCCATTTGGACATATATGACACGCAGTACAAGTTCAAAAACCTAAAATACATTTTAAGAGTTCAGGGACCTAGATATGACACTCTTATAAGTTTAGAGACCGCCTATACACTTCACTCTTTTTATTCGTTCTAGGCTACAAACTCAGCAATACATATAACATGGGGACTGAAAAACATAGAGTAAGTAAACAGTAAATCTTCCCAACGTAGCCGTTGCACGGGCAGTAAGTGAGACAAGGCTGTGAGCTGTCTAATGTGTATGGGGCTCATCGGTAAAAGTAGTTCCTGTACGCCGGAGCCCAGCACTCCGGCAGGATGCTATCACAGTATTCTTGAGAGGTCCAGGAAACAGGGACCAAGCAAAGCCCTCTGCCCCTCAAATCATGCTCCAGACCTGCCTTCCtcttcccttcccctccccaGTGAATATGACCCTGAAGAAAAGATGGTGGTAAATGTATATGCTCCGTCATTCAGTCCTGGCCTCGCTGTGCTTTTAGAATTTGCAATACATCGTTTTAATAGGAAAAACTACCTTGTTTGTGCTGTTTGTCATATACGGTTGGCTGAATAACTGCACCAAATCAGAAAAATAGAAGGGTTATTCGTCAGCTTATCTCTGTGGGAGCATGACTTATTAGGTTCAGAAAAGGTTGGCAAATCAGTAATAGTTGTGCCAGTACAAATGTACTTTCTTTATGTTCTTTAGTGTCACGAAAACGACATACTAAACTTGGACATGACTTGGAGGTCCACTGGCAAAAGGCACAAAGCAAGAGGTCAATATACCAAATGCCCAAATGCGTAATCTGAAATAAGGCAAAAGGTTGAAGTAGTCGGTGCAACGATGAACGATCCATATATCTCGATACAGTGAATCGCTCAGCTGCAGTGCTCATGGCAGTATCTTCTACTCCGTACTACTTTATAGAAACTTCGATCTGAGACAAAACACACAGGGGGCATGTGCAAAACAGCAAAAAAGGATTGTGCTGACGGTGTCACCTGTATTTGTTCATGAAGAAATTTGATGTAGGTTATGGTTTCCAACAGAACAGACGCTGTATCCGTCTGTTAAAATGAAATATGTAATGATTAACGGCCAAAATTGAAGAAGAGAAAATACTTTTGCTTCTTACATTAGTTTGGAAGCATAAAGTGTGCGTTTAATGATCTCATACGGTCATACCTTCCCGAAAGGTGACACAATCTGCTGCAAAGCCGTGATCTTCTCCCCCAGCTTCACTTTGGGTGATTGATGCTGCGTGTGGTTTCGAAACAAGTTCTTCAAATGCCAACTCCTCAGAACGATTTGCAAAGTCAATCCACTATTTTGTCATTGTTAGTTACCTTGGGAGAAGATGTACTATGTGAAGTCTCTGACTTGAACTTCTTCGCTTTGCCTCCTCCTCTTACCTCTGATAGTTTCTTCTTGTTACGATCACTTCCACTGCTACTACAAGATCTTGCCTGCAAGAATTGTACATGTAAGGTTTTTTCACACCGGTTTCTACTTATTTGAGGATACATTACAATTGTTCAGTCTTACCAGCCGTGTAATTTCTTGCTCCCTTGTGTCTGTAGACATCAATTCTTCTGCGGTTGCTGACCTGTGGCCACTGAAAGAGCTGACGTCCGGAGAAGTTCTCATGCAAAACGAAGCCTCCAGTGCTGAGCCGTCCAGACAAACTCCCCCAAACCCTATACCAGACTGATCGAGAACACTAGTGGGAATCAGTTGCTGCAGAAATGCGGCCATGGGAGATCCAAC
This window of the Oryza sativa Japonica Group chromosome 4, ASM3414082v1 genome carries:
- the LOC4336685 gene encoding uncharacterized protein isoform X1, which codes for MHGCALHPAAYRRIFHNPRSTRSHGLVAAASPPLHQPAAACGETHRIIQMHALFAVARDTAFSSSPAADEHLPNEHPGGHLWNQSVLQTRRAMHVFSSREEEHGSNDDSFRESLVSLLDNTRDYVMAPEVFEGVPVACDYLKGMDSDGMAASAVAAYSLDNNGQHASVSSIEHGIASSPLLAYQLGKNSAVVQRSIQQQEVGSPMAAFLQQLIPTSVLDQSGIGFGGVCLDGSALEASFCMRTSPDVSSFSGHRSATAEELMSTDTREQEITRLARSCSSSGSDRNKKKLSEVRGGGKAKKFKSETSHSTSSPKHQSPKVKLGEKITALQQIVSPFGKTDTASVLLETITYIKFLHEQIQLFSQPYMTNSTNKGHIHWGGEGKRKAGLEHDLRGRGLCLVPVSWTSQEYCDSILPECWAPAYRNYFYR
- the LOC4336685 gene encoding transcription factor SPATULA isoform X2; translated protein: MHVFSSREEEHGSNDDSFRESLVSLLDNTRDYVMAPEVFEGVPVACDYLKGMDSDGMAASAVAAYSLDNNGQHASVSSIEHGIASSPLLAYQLGKNSAVVQRSIQQQEVGSPMAAFLQQLIPTSVLDQSGIGFGGVCLDGSALEASFCMRTSPDVSSFSGHRSATAEELMSTDTREQEITRLARSCSSSGSDRNKKKLSEVRGGGKAKKFKSETSHSTSSPKHQSPKVKLGEKITALQQIVSPFGKTDTASVLLETITYIKFLHEQIQLFSQPYMTNSTNKGHIHWGGEGKRKAGLEHDLRGRGLCLVPVSWTSQEYCDSILPECWAPAYRNYFYR